TTTGACGAGGCCGTCCAGATCGTGCGCGACACCTGCGCCTACACCAACCACACCATCCTGGCCGAGGCGTTGGAGTGCTGGCCGCTGGGCTTCATCGAGCGCGTGGCGCCGCAGCTGGTGCCCATCATCCAGCAGCTGGACGCGTTCGTGCGCGGGCAGTACGAGGACGACTTTGTCCAGGTGATCGACCAGTGGCAGAACGTCCACATGGCGAACATCGACATCCACTTCAGCCACTCCGTCAACGGCGTCGCCGCGCTGCACACCAAGATCCTGGAGGATTCCGAGCTTGCGCCGTTCTACAAGATCTACCCGGAGAAGTTCAACAACAAGACGAACGGCATCACGTTCCGCCGCTGGATGGTGGAGTGCAACCCCGGCCTGAACAAGCTGGTCTCCGGCAAGATCGGAGAGGGCTGGAAGACGGACGCAGAGCAGCTTGAGCAGCTGCTGCCCCTGGCAGACGACCCGGCGTTCTTGGCGCAGCTCGACCAGGTGAAGCGCACCAACAAGCAGACGTTTGCCGCGTGGCTTGCCGCGCACCAGGGCACCGTGGTCGATCCCGACTCCGTGTTCGACGTGCAGTCCAAGCGTCTGCATGAGTACAAGCGCCAGCAGCTCAACCTGCTGTGGGCCATCCGCAAGTACCAGCGCCTGCAAATGCTCGAGGCCGACGAGCTGCCCAAGCACAAGGTCACGGTCATCTTCGGCGCGAAGGCCGCCCCGGCATACACCATCGCCAAGGACATCATTCATGCAATTATCTGCCTGGGCAAGGTCATCGAGGCAGACCCGGTGGCCAGCAAGTACCTGCAGGTGGTCATGATCGAGAACTACAACGTCACCGCGGCGCAGCACCTGATTCCGGCGGCCGACATCTCCGAGCAGATCAGCCTTGCCTCCAAGGAGGCCTCTGGCACCAGCAACATGAAGTTCATGCTGAACGGCGCCATCACGCTGGGCACCATGGACGGCGCGAACGTCGAGATCGCGGAGCTCGTGGGCGAGGACAACATATACACGTTTGGCGACTCCTCCGACGAGGTGATTGCCCGCTACAAGCGCGGCGACTACAACCCCAGGAGCTACTACGAGAAGGACGAGGAGCTCGCGGCCGCCGTGGACTTCCTCACGTCGGACGCCATGCTCGCCCAGGGCGACGCCACCAACCTGAACCGCCTGCACGACGAGCTCCTGAACAAGGACTGGTTCATGACGTTCCCGGACTTCGCGGACTACTGCGCCACGAAGGCCCAGGTCCTGAAGGATTACGAGGACCGCGAGGCCTGGCAGCGCAAGGCCCTGGTGAACATCTCGAAGGCCGGGTACTTCTCGTCCGACCGCACCATCGCGCAGTACGAGAAGGACATCTGGCACCTGCGCTAAGAGCCTGACCTCCCTATTGCCGGTGTCGCCTCCCCCTTTCGGCGGCGCCGGTCCCCCATATGCATGGCCGAGGGCCGCGCCTCCATCCCGGGCGCGGCCCTCGGCGTTTGGGGGAGGGGAAGGCGGCCCGGGCTGCGCCGCCCGCGCCGTCCGCGCCCGCGCCCGGTGCCCTACGACTGCCGCTTGACCGCCAGGATCGTGCGCATGGCCTGGCAGAACCCGTCCGTCGAGTCCAAGGCAGAGACGAACGCGTTGCCGCGGCCGGCGAGCGCGGCCTGGCTCTTGGGGTTGCCCACGCCGTTGCGCATCAGCAGAAACGTGCCGGCGTGCGGCGCCATCGCGCAGTCGGCGGGAGAGTCGCCGCAGCATATGACCTCGGCTGGGTCCCACCCCATGAGCTCGATGTAGCGCGCGGCCGCGCTGCCCTTGTCCAGCCCGCGCGGCGTGATGTGGTACGTATGCACGTCCTCCAGCGTCCCGTCCGACCGGCGCGGCAGGACGGTGTCGCCGGTGACGCGGCTCACGAAGCCGTTATCCGCCAGGTACAGCGGAAGCCCCGTCTCGTCCAGCATTGCCTGGGCCTCGTCCTCCAGCACGGCGCCGCGCAGCCCCACCGTCACCTCGCGGTACTCGAAGCCAATGTTGTTGTCATGATACGTCTCTAGGCAGTCGTACCAGCGGTCGAGCATCCTTCGCACCACGCCCGTCCGCACGATCAGGTCGTGCGGCGTCTGTCCGCAGCCGGGGTCGTACGGCATGTCGGCCGTGAAGTAGCGCCAGTCGCTCGTGGCGCCCTCGTGCAGGCACAGGATGCCGCCCATCTCGCCGATCCAGCCGTCCAGCCCCAGCATGTGCGCGTCCTCGCGCACCATCGCGCGGTTGCGCCCGGTGCACGGGATGACGCTCACGCCGGCGCGCCGCAGGTCAACCAGGGTCTGGGCGAGCTCCACGGAAGGGGTCCCGTCCGTCGCCGCCAACGCCTGCCCGTGGCTCACCATGGTGTTGTCCGTGTCGGTGATTACGTATTTTATGCGCGAGAAACGCTGGGCCATGTCCTCGGGAACGCGTGCTGGGTCAGTGGGGAACGTGGGTAGCGACAGTCCGGGCATGTTGCTCCTCTCGGCCGGCGCCACCGCGTCGGCACGCAAGCCTACCTAAGGAAGGCGGCGCCTCGCCACCGTGGGCAAGGCGCCGCGCACAAGCTACTTGTTGCCGGCCGAGTCGCTGGCTCTTCTCGCCAGCGTGCGCTCCACCGCGCGGCGGAAGATCTCGCCGTCGGTTTCGCACGGCACAAAGCGGTCGCCTTCGTGCTGACGGGTCTCGTCGCCCTTGGCCAGAAGGCACACCACGGCCCCGCGCTCGGACGCAAATGCCAGCTCCACGGCGCGCTCGATGGCGGCCGGCCGGTCCAGGATCACCTCGTGCGCCTGGCCGGCGGGGGTGGCGTCGCTCATCTGCCGGCAGATATCTGCAACGGAGTCGTGCGCGGGGTCCTCCTCGGTGTAGATGAGGTAGTCCGCCCACTTGGAGGCCTCCTGCGGAAGCTCCTGCCGGCGCTCGTAGGCCTTGCCGCCGGGGGCACCAAACACGGCAATCACCTTGCGGCCCGCAAACTCCTTAACGATGGAAGCAAAGAACCGCTGGTAGCTCAGCTTGTTGTGGGCGTAGTCCACAATGGCCGTGACCTTGGGGTCCTCCGTCAGCAGCAGCTCCATGCGCCCGGGCACGCGCACGTGCGAAAGCCCCGCCACAACCTGCTCGCGGCCGATGCCCAGCACCTCGCACATGGCGATGGCGGCGCACGCGTTGTCCACGTTAAAGAGGCCGGGCATGCTCACGGTCACGTCGCCCTCCCAGCTGGGGGTGTGGCACGCAAACGTGACCTGTCCCTCTCCGGAGCGCACGTTTGAGGCCCACACGTCCGCGCCGGCCTCGCGCGCGGCGTCCGTGCAGCCAAACGTCACCACGCGCTCGCAATGGCGGGCATGCTCAAGCACCGCGTCGAGCTCGTCGGTGTCAAGGTTCACCACCGCAGTGCGCGCCTGGTCAAAAATGCGCAGCTTGCTACCAAAGTAATCTGCAAAGTCGGGGTGCTCCACGGGGCTAATGTGATCGCGCCCAATGTTGAGGAAGCACGCGACGTCCAGGCCCAGGTCCACCACGCGGTCGTACTTGAGCGCCTGGCTCGAGACCTCCATCACCAGGTGCGGCAGGCCTGCGTCCGCGGCGTTGCGCACGTGGCGCCACAGGTCGGGGGATTCCGGCGTAGTGTTCACGCTCTCGAAGTGCTCCACGCCGTCGAACGTCTCGATCGAGCCCAGGATCGCCGCCCGCGGCTTGCTGCTGCCGGCGTCCAGGATCTGCTTCAGCATGTAGCTCACGGTCGACTTGCCCTTGGTGCCCGTGATGCCCACCACGTCGATGCTGCGGTCCGGGTGGCCCCACGCCGCGGCGGAGGCCACGGCCATGGCGCGGCGCAGGTCGCTCGCCACAAGCTGCACCGCGGCGGGCGCCACGGCGGCGAGCTCGTCCGCGCGGGCGTCATCGCACAGGTAGGCGACGCAGCCAGACTCGAGGGCGGAGGCAAGGTACGCCGGCTTGAACGCGGCCCCCTTGCACACGAAGAGGTGGTTGGGTGCTGCGAAGCGCGAGTCGCAGTCCGCGCCGGTGACGCGGGTCTGGGCCGTGGCGTCATCCATGTTGGAGACGCGTTCAAGCAGGCCCTGGGTGCTCAGAAGCTGAGCTATGCGCGCAAGAGTCATGGTATCCATGTGGGAAAGTATACGGCAGCTTGCGCCCGAGCCGCCCGCGCGTCCGCACGTGTGATAAACTCACCACGCATCCGGACGGCTGGCGCAGCGGCTAGCGCAGGTGCCTTACAAGCACAAGATCGGGGGTTCGAATCCCTCGCCGTCCACCATTGTCACTCCGGCCGGGCCCGCACGCGGGTCCGGCTTTTTTGTTGCGCGGAGCGCCGGCCCCCGCGTGCCGCGCCGACCGCAAGCCTCACTATCAGGCAGAACTCACTCCTGTCAGATAGTGGCGCCCTCCGTACCCTCACTTTCTGACAGCTTCCTCATCTGTCAGAAAGTGGCGGCTTCCAGCTGGCTTTTCGCTCGTTTTCCACCCCTGAAGCGCTCACTTTCCGTCAAATCTCGCTTCTGTCAGAAAGTGAGCCCGCCCCACGCCTCACTACCTGACAGCTTCCGCACCTGTCAGATAGTGATGCTCCTGGCTCCTCACCTTCCGACAGAACTCACTCCTGTCAGATAGTGATGCCCTCCTGCCCGCGCGGCACCGCCGCCGCACCCTTCGCCCGCGTGGTAGGCTTCTGCTGAAGAACCCCAGCAACAGGAGGAAACGATGGACCAGCACAACAACCCCGCCGCAGGCACTCCCACCGCCGACGCCCCCGCGCCCGAGCGCAGCTACGGCCGCGCCGCCAACCAGATGCGCCCCGTGAAGCTCACGCGAGACGTGATGATGAACGCGGACGGCTCGTGCCTGGCGGAGTTCGGCAACACGCGCGTCATGTGCACCGCCACGGTGGAGGAGGGCGTGCCCGCGTGGCGCAAGGGCTCGCGCGCCGGCTGGGTCACCGCGGAGTATGCCATGCTCCCGGCGTCCACGTCCACGCGCACGCGCCGCGAGTACAAGGGCCGCAAGGGCCGCTCGATGGAGATCGAGCGCCTCGTTGGCAGAAGTCTGCGCGCCGTGTGCGACATGCACCGCCTCGGCGAGCTCACCGTCACGTGCGACTGCGACGTGATTCAGGCAGACGGCGGCACGCGCACCGCGTCGATCACCGGCGCGTGGGTGGCGCTGCACGACGCGCTCCAAAAGTGGGTCGACGCCGGCAAGATCAAGCGCCTGCCGCTCACCGGCCAGGTCGCGGCCATCAGCATGGGCAAGGTCGCCGACCGCCTCCTGCTCGACCTCGACTACCCCGAGGACAGCCATGCGCAGGTCGACCTCAACCTCGTGTGCACGGGCGACGGCGGCATCGTGGAGGTGCAGGGCACCGGCGAGCGCTCCACCATCAGCCGAGAAGAGCTCGACGCCTTGCTCGACATGGGTCAGGCGGGCATCCAAGAGCTCATCCGCCTCCAGAACCAGGTCACGGGCTTCTCTGACTAGCCGCCCCGCGCGCGCCCGCGCTCAGCCGTGCCGCGCCACGCGTCCCGTCTGCCCCGCCCCATGCGCTACCATCGACGCATCCAACAAAAGGAGAGAAACCCATGGCACTCGACATCAGCACGCTCGACCCCGCAAAGACCGTCGTCGTCGCGACGGGCAACCCCCACAAGGTGACGGAGATCGAGGCGATCCTCGCCCAGAGCCTGCCCGGCGTGCGCTTCGTCGCCCTCGGCGAGCTCGGCAACTTCCCCGATCCGGTGGAGGACGGCGACACCTTCGCGCAGAACGCCTACATCAAGGCGGCGGCCGCGCTTGACAACACAGGCCTCGCCATGGCGGTCGCGGACGATTCCGGCCTCTGCGTGGACGCCCTCGACGGCGCCCCCGGGATCTTCTCGGCGCGCTGGGCCGGCGAGCACGGAAACGACGCCGCCAACAACCAGAAGCTCATGCGCCTGATGGAGGGCGTCCCGCGCGAGCGCCGCACCGCGCGCTTCCACTCCAGCGTCGTGCTGGTGGAGCGCGACGAGGACGGCGAGGGCGTCACGCACGGCGAGGGCGACTGCGAGGGCTTTGTGGGCACGGAGCCGCGCGGCGACGGCGGCTTTGGCTACGACCCGCTGTTTTTGCCCAACGACACCCCGGGCAAGACCATGGCAGAGCTTTCCGCGGACGAGAAGAACGCGATCAGCCATCGCTTCCACGCCCTGCAGGACCTCGCGCAGAAGCTGTAGCGCACCCCCGCGCGCTACAGCCCGAGCACCGTCGCCTCGTGGCTGTAGTGGTTCAGCACCTCGCAGCCGTCCTCGGTCACGATCACCAGGTCCTCAATGCGCACGCCCACCTCGCCGGGAATATAGATGCCAGGCTCGATGCTAAAGCACTGCCCAACGCGCACCGGCTCGTCGTGGGTCGAGCTCACGTCGCCCGGCTCGTGGTCCTCAAGGCCGATCTGGTGACCCAGGCGGTGCGTGAAGTACGGGCCAAAGCCGGCGTCCTCAATAATGTGGCGCGCGGTCAGGTCTATCTGCGCAAACGTTACGCCCGGACGCACGATGGCCTCTGCGGCCTCGTTCGCGCGGCGCACGGTCTCGTACACCTCAAGCTGACGCGCCGTGGGCTCGGCCGTAAAGAACGTGCGCGTCATGTCCGAGCAGTACGCGTCCTGCTTGCAGCCCACGTCAAACAGAACCATGTCTCCCTTGTGGAACACGGTGCCGTCCGGCTCGTGGTGGGGGTCCGCCGCGTTCGCGCCAAAGCTCACGATGGGAGAAAAGCTGTGTCCCTGGGCCCCCAGCCTGCGGTACTCGCCCAAAAGGCCCGACGCGATCTGGTGCTCCGTCACGCCCTCGCGCACCTGCGCCGCAAGCCAGTCCATGGCGCGGTCGTTCGTCAGGCTCGCCTGGCGCATCAGCTCCTGCTCGCGCGCGTCCTTCACGGAGCGTGTCGCGTCCACGGCCCACGAGCCCAGCCTAAAGGCGCTCGCCGCGCGCGCGTCCATCAGCGGCAGCAGCCAGTTGGCCACGAGCTTCTTGTCCACGCCCAAGGGCGACGACCCGTCAAGCTCCGCCGCCACCAGAGGCACGGGGTCCTCCGTGTCGTCAAACGTCACCAGCTTCTGCGCCGCACCCGTCGCATCCGGAAACAGCCTGTTGCAAAACATCACCGTGCGCGGCCGCCGCTCGCCGTCGCGCGCCACCAAAAGGCCCAGGAACCGCTCGTACGGCTCCGTGTAATAGCCCGTCAGATACCAAATGGACATGGGGTCGCACACCAGCATCTGCTCCAGCCCCTGGCTTTCGAGGTTCTGAAGCACCCTTTCGATCCTGCTTTCGCTCATTTCAGCTCCTTAAGCCGCGTTTTCCGTGGATATGGTACCAGCGCCATATACTAGAAAGTTGCATGACACTGGGCCGGAGGGCTGTCATGCGCCGCCGGCCGCGTTTTGGAGGTACAGATAGATGGAAGTTGAGGTTCCACCCGCCAATAGGGTAGACCAAATCCGAGAAGAGCTTGTTGCTCTTAGGGGAAGACATCTGCGGGTCCGGGCCAACATGGGCCGCTCTCGCGTTGTCGAGCGCACCGGCACCCTCGTGGGCGCCTACCCCACGCTGTTCGTGGTCGAGGTCGAGGAGCGTCGCGGCCGCAAGGCCCGCCAGTCCTACCAGTACGTGGACGTGCTCACCGGCGCGGTCGAGATCTACGATCCCGACACGGGCGAGCGCCTGTTCGACTTTGGCTTCGAGGATCAGCAGCTGTAGCGTCGTCAGCTTCGGCGCCGGGGAATAGGGTGGTCGCATGTCGCACGTCACGATCGACGCTCCCGTCAAGGTCAACCTGCACCTGGGCATCCACCCCGGGCGGGATTCGCGCGGCTACCACCGCGCGGATTCCGTCATGGTCGCGCTTGGCGTGGGAGACACCGTCACGGTGAGCGCGCTTCCCGAGCCCCCCGTGCGGCCCGCGCCCGCCTCGCGTGCCGAGTCGCCCGCGGCCGATGCGTCCGGCGTCCTTCTCGCCATGAGCGAGGACGTGGGCGTCCCGCCCCAGAAGAACACCGCCTGGCAGGCCGCCGCGCGCCTGCGCAGGGCGTTTGGCATCGCCACGCCGGTGCGCGTGGAGGTGCGCAAGGCCGTGCCGCCGCAGAGCGGCCTTGGAGGCTCGTCCAGCGACGCCGCCTCCGTGATCCTGGCGCTGTGCCGGCTGTTTTCCCTGGACGAGAAGGACCCGCGCATCGTGGACGTCGCGCGTTCCGTGGGTGCGGACGTGCCGTTCTTCCTGAATCTGGCGCCGTCGTACCTGACGGGCGCCGGCGATGTGCTTGCGCAGACGTTTCCCGTGCTCGAGGGGCTGCCCGTGGTGCTGGTTCGGCCGAGTCGGGGCGTGTCCACCGTCGCGGCGTATCGCGAGTTCGACGCGGACCCCGTTGTGCCCGCATCGCCTGCGCCCATGTTGGCGGCGCTGCGCGATGGTGACGCCATGGCCGTGGCGGCTGCGCTGTACAACAACCTGGAGGGCGCGGCTACGCGCCTTGTTCCAGAAATCTTGCGCGTAAAGTCGTGGCTGCAGCGCCGTCCCGGTGTGGTGGCGGCGCAGGTAACAGGGTCTGGTAGCTGTGTGTTTGCCATCTGCGAGACGCATGCGGCCGCCCGCGCAATCGCTGTGCGCGCACAAGATGAGGAAGATTGGTGGTCTTCCGCAACATTTACGGTTGGAAAACGCGCGCATTTCTGTTAGAGTATCAACGCTAACGGGTTGTGGCTCAGCTTGGTAGAGCGCTCGGTTCGGGACCGAGAGGTCGCTGGTTCAAATCCAGTCAACCCGACCACGAATGTCAAACGGCCAGAGGCTTCGGTCTCTGGCTGTTTTTTTGTGCCACGTTTGCCTCCGCGCTTTGAGTTTGTCAAGCCCGGCGTCGAGAACGGTATCGAATGCCGCGTGCGCGGCTTTTTGTTGGACAAAGTTTCCAATGGTTTGGACGAGTTCACAAAGGGGCTAAGTGACAGTGCTCCCACGAAAGAGATTGAGATACTCGCTATAGCTGCAGCGCAGAGAAGTGCGTTCTTCTCCGCTAGATTCACTTTCCAATGAGTAGTGTTCATAAAACTAAGGGGGGACTTTTCAATGAGTATTGATGCTCAGGGTGCCCTGAAGCGCTTCTCCGGCGCAGTTATCAGGCCCGTCTTGTTCCTTGCCGTCGCCGGCATTTTGCTTGCTCTTTCCGTCATTCTCAAGATGGCGGTTATGCCTGCGCCCGTTGTCATGCTTGGCACCATGCTCTACACCTGCGTCAACTCCGGAGTAGTTGGGAACCTTGGCCTTCTGTTCTGTATTGGTCTGACCTGCGGATTTGCTAACAAGAAGAAGGGCGATGCCGCGGTTATTGCAGCGGCCACCTTCCTTGTGTTCCTGTATGCCAACAACACTTGGCTGACTGCGAACAACATGCTTATCCACGCCGACAGTCTCTACGGCACTGGTCAGGGCATGGTCCTCGGTGTGCAGGTCGTTGACACCGGCGTCTTCATGGGCATCATCCTTGGCTGCCTGAATGGCTGGATCTTCAACAAGCTCTGCGACGTTAAGTTCCCTCAGGTTGTTTCCGCCTATGACGGCACCAAGTTCGTGTTCTTCGTCACCATCATGGTGGCTGGCGTACTCGGCGTAGCCATGTGCTACATCTGGCCTGTCGTCAACTCCTGGATTTCCGCTCTCCAGGGCTTCATGCGCGCCGCAGGATACGGCGGAGTCTTCGTCTACGCATTCCTGAACAAGCTCCTGATTCCGACCGGCATGCATCACCTGCTCTGGATGCCCTTCATGTACTCCTCGGTCGGCGGCACCCTCAACGTCGGTGGGCAGACTGTTGCGGGATCCTACAACATCTTCATGGCCGAGCTCGGTGACGTCGCTCACATCTCCGCCATGGACGAGTCCATCCGTTTCTCCATGCTTGGCTTCGGCAAGTGGTTCGGTACCATCGGCTCCGTCCTCGCTTTCATCAGCGTCGCGAAGCCGGAGCACCGTGCTCAGGTCCGCTCCATGCTCATCCCCGCGGCACTGGTCGCCATACTTGCCGGTGTCACCGAGCCTTTCGACTTCATGTATCTCTGGGCGTCACCTATCCTCTACGTCGTCAACTCCGCTCTCGATGGCATCTTCCAGTGCATTCTTTATGCCTTTGGATGGCGCGCACTGCTCACTGGCCTGATCGAGACCATCCCCGGACTCATCGCGCTTCCGGCACGCCTCTCTCACTGGTATGTCGTCATTCCCGTCGGTATCGTGGCAACCTTTGTCTGGTTCGTGGTCTTCCGCTTCCTTATCCTCAAGCTGAACCTTGATACGCCTGGTCGCGAGCTGCTCGAGGGCGAGAGCGAGGACGAGTCCGAGGCCGGCGCGGTGCGCATCGCGGCTGCCGAATCCAAGGCCACGGGTACCGATGCCGTCGCAGATGATGCTATCGAGTCCGTAATCGAAGGCCTTGGCGGTCCCGAAAACATCAAGAAGGTCATGAACTGCTTCACGCGGCTTCGCGTCGACGTGTACGACATGAGCAAGATTGACGACGAGAAGATCAACAAGCTCAAGAACACCGGCATCATCAAGGGCAAGAGCAACGTCCAGATCGCCGTCGGCATGAGGGTCGAAGAGATTTGCGAGGAAGTGAACAAGGTCCTCGGTCGAGAGGACTAGCCCACACTCACCATCCCATTTGGATGTCCAGGTTTTGAGAGATTCATTAAGGAGCTGTTTTACATGGCAGAGAAGAAGAGGTTTGTTGTTGCGATTGCTGGCGGTGCCTCGCGCTACACCCCAGGCATTCTGAAGATGCTTGTGTCCGAGAAGGACAGGTTCCCCCTGAGCAAGGTTGTCCTCTACGACAACGAGGACGTACGCCAGAAGCGTATGGGTAAGTATGCGCGCGTTCTCATGAGCGAGTACTACCCCGAGTGTGAGGTTGTCGACACGCTCGATCCCGAGGAGGCCTTCACCGGCATCGACTTCTGCTTCATGCAGATTCGCGCCGGCCGTCAGGAGATGCGTCGCTCGGATGAGCATATCGCTCTCAAGCACGGGTGCATCGGTCAGGAAACGTGCGGGGCCGGCGGCTTCGCATATGGCATGCGTTCCATTCCCGCCGTCGTCGAGATCATCAAGAACGTAAAGAAATACAGCCCGGACGCATTTGTCCTGAATTACTCGAACCCCGCGGCTATCGTCGCCGAGGCTACCAAGCGCATCTTCCCGAACGACAAGCACGTCATAAACATTTGCGACATGCCCGTCGGAATCATGAATCAATATGCCGATGAGTTGGGAGTCCCACGTAACTCCATTGAGGCGCGCTACTTCGGCCTCAACCACTTCGGGTGGTTCACT
This sequence is a window from Parafannyhessea umbonata. Protein-coding genes within it:
- a CDS encoding glycogen/starch/alpha-glucan phosphorylase gives rise to the protein MTEFSLASYANKPLAECTELELFNALLSLTKDAAAEKGYNQGKKRLYYISAEFLIGKLLSNNLINLGLYDQVRAELAEAGRDLAELEEFENEPSLGNGGLGRLAACFLDSCATLGLPASGVGLAYHCGLFRQSFDKNKQYESPDYWLRWGQESWMRRTPKHYTVNFGDLSVTSTMYQIDVTGYHSQCDTLNLFDVDTVDERVIKNRINFDKSQVAKNLTLFLYPDDSDEAGRILRVYQEYFMVSNAAQLMLDECVERGSNLHDLADYAAVQINDTHPTMVIPELIRLLGERGIGFDEAVQIVRDTCAYTNHTILAEALECWPLGFIERVAPQLVPIIQQLDAFVRGQYEDDFVQVIDQWQNVHMANIDIHFSHSVNGVAALHTKILEDSELAPFYKIYPEKFNNKTNGITFRRWMVECNPGLNKLVSGKIGEGWKTDAEQLEQLLPLADDPAFLAQLDQVKRTNKQTFAAWLAAHQGTVVDPDSVFDVQSKRLHEYKRQQLNLLWAIRKYQRLQMLEADELPKHKVTVIFGAKAAPAYTIAKDIIHAIICLGKVIEADPVASKYLQVVMIENYNVTAAQHLIPAADISEQISLASKEASGTSNMKFMLNGAITLGTMDGANVEIAELVGEDNIYTFGDSSDEVIARYKRGDYNPRSYYEKDEELAAAVDFLTSDAMLAQGDATNLNRLHDELLNKDWFMTFPDFADYCATKAQVLKDYEDREAWQRKALVNISKAGYFSSDRTIAQYEKDIWHLR
- a CDS encoding HAD family hydrolase, which produces MPGLSLPTFPTDPARVPEDMAQRFSRIKYVITDTDNTMVSHGQALAATDGTPSVELAQTLVDLRRAGVSVIPCTGRNRAMVREDAHMLGLDGWIGEMGGILCLHEGATSDWRYFTADMPYDPGCGQTPHDLIVRTGVVRRMLDRWYDCLETYHDNNIGFEYREVTVGLRGAVLEDEAQAMLDETGLPLYLADNGFVSRVTGDTVLPRRSDGTLEDVHTYHITPRGLDKGSAAARYIELMGWDPAEVICCGDSPADCAMAPHAGTFLLMRNGVGNPKSQAALAGRGNAFVSALDSTDGFCQAMRTILAVKRQS
- a CDS encoding Mur ligase family protein; the encoded protein is MDTMTLARIAQLLSTQGLLERVSNMDDATAQTRVTGADCDSRFAAPNHLFVCKGAAFKPAYLASALESGCVAYLCDDARADELAAVAPAAVQLVASDLRRAMAVASAAAWGHPDRSIDVVGITGTKGKSTVSYMLKQILDAGSSKPRAAILGSIETFDGVEHFESVNTTPESPDLWRHVRNAADAGLPHLVMEVSSQALKYDRVVDLGLDVACFLNIGRDHISPVEHPDFADYFGSKLRIFDQARTAVVNLDTDELDAVLEHARHCERVVTFGCTDAAREAGADVWASNVRSGEGQVTFACHTPSWEGDVTVSMPGLFNVDNACAAIAMCEVLGIGREQVVAGLSHVRVPGRMELLLTEDPKVTAIVDYAHNKLSYQRFFASIVKEFAGRKVIAVFGAPGGKAYERRQELPQEASKWADYLIYTEEDPAHDSVADICRQMSDATPAGQAHEVILDRPAAIERAVELAFASERGAVVCLLAKGDETRQHEGDRFVPCETDGEIFRRAVERTLARRASDSAGNK
- the rph gene encoding ribonuclease PH, which codes for MDQHNNPAAGTPTADAPAPERSYGRAANQMRPVKLTRDVMMNADGSCLAEFGNTRVMCTATVEEGVPAWRKGSRAGWVTAEYAMLPASTSTRTRREYKGRKGRSMEIERLVGRSLRAVCDMHRLGELTVTCDCDVIQADGGTRTASITGAWVALHDALQKWVDAGKIKRLPLTGQVAAISMGKVADRLLLDLDYPEDSHAQVDLNLVCTGDGGIVEVQGTGERSTISREELDALLDMGQAGIQELIRLQNQVTGFSD
- the rdgB gene encoding RdgB/HAM1 family non-canonical purine NTP pyrophosphatase yields the protein MALDISTLDPAKTVVVATGNPHKVTEIEAILAQSLPGVRFVALGELGNFPDPVEDGDTFAQNAYIKAAAALDNTGLAMAVADDSGLCVDALDGAPGIFSARWAGEHGNDAANNQKLMRLMEGVPRERRTARFHSSVVLVERDEDGEGVTHGEGDCEGFVGTEPRGDGGFGYDPLFLPNDTPGKTMAELSADEKNAISHRFHALQDLAQKL
- a CDS encoding M24 family metallopeptidase; the protein is MSESRIERVLQNLESQGLEQMLVCDPMSIWYLTGYYTEPYERFLGLLVARDGERRPRTVMFCNRLFPDATGAAQKLVTFDDTEDPVPLVAAELDGSSPLGVDKKLVANWLLPLMDARAASAFRLGSWAVDATRSVKDAREQELMRQASLTNDRAMDWLAAQVREGVTEHQIASGLLGEYRRLGAQGHSFSPIVSFGANAADPHHEPDGTVFHKGDMVLFDVGCKQDAYCSDMTRTFFTAEPTARQLEVYETVRRANEAAEAIVRPGVTFAQIDLTARHIIEDAGFGPYFTHRLGHQIGLEDHEPGDVSSTHDEPVRVGQCFSIEPGIYIPGEVGVRIEDLVIVTEDGCEVLNHYSHEATVLGL
- a CDS encoding Veg family protein — encoded protein: MEVEVPPANRVDQIREELVALRGRHLRVRANMGRSRVVERTGTLVGAYPTLFVVEVEERRGRKARQSYQYVDVLTGAVEIYDPDTGERLFDFGFEDQQL
- a CDS encoding 4-(cytidine 5'-diphospho)-2-C-methyl-D-erythritol kinase, which encodes MSHVTIDAPVKVNLHLGIHPGRDSRGYHRADSVMVALGVGDTVTVSALPEPPVRPAPASRAESPAADASGVLLAMSEDVGVPPQKNTAWQAAARLRRAFGIATPVRVEVRKAVPPQSGLGGSSSDAASVILALCRLFSLDEKDPRIVDVARSVGADVPFFLNLAPSYLTGAGDVLAQTFPVLEGLPVVLVRPSRGVSTVAAYREFDADPVVPASPAPMLAALRDGDAMAVAAALYNNLEGAATRLVPEILRVKSWLQRRPGVVAAQVTGSGSCVFAICETHAAARAIAVRAQDEEDWWSSATFTVGKRAHFC
- a CDS encoding PTS transporter subunit EIIC; its protein translation is MSIDAQGALKRFSGAVIRPVLFLAVAGILLALSVILKMAVMPAPVVMLGTMLYTCVNSGVVGNLGLLFCIGLTCGFANKKKGDAAVIAAATFLVFLYANNTWLTANNMLIHADSLYGTGQGMVLGVQVVDTGVFMGIILGCLNGWIFNKLCDVKFPQVVSAYDGTKFVFFVTIMVAGVLGVAMCYIWPVVNSWISALQGFMRAAGYGGVFVYAFLNKLLIPTGMHHLLWMPFMYSSVGGTLNVGGQTVAGSYNIFMAELGDVAHISAMDESIRFSMLGFGKWFGTIGSVLAFISVAKPEHRAQVRSMLIPAALVAILAGVTEPFDFMYLWASPILYVVNSALDGIFQCILYAFGWRALLTGLIETIPGLIALPARLSHWYVVIPVGIVATFVWFVVFRFLILKLNLDTPGRELLEGESEDESEAGAVRIAAAESKATGTDAVADDAIESVIEGLGGPENIKKVMNCFTRLRVDVYDMSKIDDEKINKLKNTGIIKGKSNVQIAVGMRVEEICEEVNKVLGRED